From Nymphaea colorata isolate Beijing-Zhang1983 chromosome 6, ASM883128v2, whole genome shotgun sequence, a single genomic window includes:
- the LOC126410129 gene encoding protein transport protein Sec24-like At4g32640 → MGHPPGTGLLGMTRAGSPVGASRMAGASKIDPTQMPRPLPTSSMITFETRQNNQANLPPPATSDYVARDTGNCSPRYMSCTMNQIPCTSDLLSTSSMPLALLVQPLAFPHPLEEPIQVIFNLAPS, encoded by the exons ATGGGTCATCCACCAGGAACTGGACTACTGGGCATGACGCGAGCAGGTTCTCCTGTTGGTGCATCTCGAATGGCAGGGGCTTCTAAAATTGACCCAACCCAGATGCCTCGGCCATTACCCACTTCCTCCATGATAACATTTGAAACCCGTCAGAACAATCAAGCAAACCTTCCCCCG CCTGCCACAAGTGACTATGTGGCCAGAGATACAGGGAATTGTAGCCCACGGTACATGAGCTGTACCATGAATCAG ATTCCTTGCACCAGTGACCTTTTGTCAACATCAAGCATGCCATTGGCTCTTCTGGTTCAACCTTTAGCATTTCCTCATCCTTTGGAGGAGCCTATCCAAGTAATATTCAATCTTGCTCCATCATAG